One part of the Bdellovibrio bacteriovorus genome encodes these proteins:
- a CDS encoding AmpG family muropeptide MFS transporter, whose product MTTAKKSRRLSWMDTIKSLARPKVSIMLALGFSSGLPFMLVGNTLGYWLRESGIALATIGFLSWVGLAYSLKFVWAPLIDKMNAPIFGAWLGRRRGWMIISQILVGICLFGMAYVKPEGGLALFTLLAAIAAFASATQDIVVDAWRIEVSDASEDMALLSSSYQLGYRASLLVTDALILILAGAIGWSVSYSAMGALMAVGVIATLFAAEPKHGPANVAGAVSLWSARGLFDAVAGPFISFFKQHGQRALLILAAVCLYRLSDFVMGPMANPFYADLGLSKETVGAVRGSVGLIASVVGVAAAGLTAVRFGFISTLLIGAVIGPASNLGFSVLAMMGPSTEVFTGAMIVDNFATGFAGTALVGYMSSLTTLGYTATQYALLSSFYALLGKVLKGFSGLAVQKLSETHALMESYALFFLGTALIGVPALLLCILLVRSNTKLKSSTN is encoded by the coding sequence ATGACGACTGCAAAAAAATCTCGCCGCCTTAGCTGGATGGACACTATCAAGTCCCTGGCTCGTCCCAAAGTTTCTATTATGCTGGCCCTGGGCTTTTCCTCAGGCCTGCCGTTTATGCTGGTCGGAAACACGCTGGGGTACTGGCTGCGTGAAAGCGGCATTGCGCTGGCGACCATCGGGTTTCTTTCCTGGGTGGGCCTTGCGTACTCGCTGAAGTTTGTCTGGGCACCCTTGATTGATAAAATGAATGCACCGATTTTCGGGGCTTGGCTGGGACGCCGTCGCGGCTGGATGATCATCTCGCAAATTCTGGTGGGGATCTGTCTGTTTGGCATGGCGTACGTCAAACCCGAAGGGGGCCTGGCCTTGTTCACGCTGTTGGCGGCGATAGCGGCCTTTGCTTCCGCCACCCAGGACATCGTGGTCGATGCGTGGAGGATTGAAGTTTCTGATGCCAGCGAAGACATGGCCTTGCTGTCGTCATCGTATCAACTGGGTTACCGCGCCTCTTTGCTGGTGACAGATGCCTTGATTCTGATTCTGGCCGGTGCGATTGGCTGGTCGGTTTCTTATTCTGCCATGGGCGCTCTGATGGCCGTGGGTGTGATTGCGACATTGTTTGCCGCAGAACCCAAGCACGGACCGGCGAATGTGGCTGGTGCTGTGTCTTTGTGGTCTGCGCGAGGTTTGTTCGATGCCGTTGCTGGTCCGTTTATCTCTTTCTTCAAACAGCACGGTCAGCGCGCTTTATTGATTCTGGCGGCAGTGTGCCTGTATCGCCTGTCTGACTTTGTCATGGGTCCGATGGCAAATCCGTTCTATGCAGATCTGGGACTGAGCAAAGAAACTGTGGGCGCTGTTCGCGGGTCCGTCGGCTTGATCGCCTCGGTAGTGGGCGTGGCTGCGGCCGGCCTGACCGCCGTGCGTTTTGGCTTTATCTCGACGTTGCTTATTGGTGCGGTGATTGGTCCGGCTTCCAACCTTGGCTTCTCGGTTTTGGCGATGATGGGGCCAAGCACTGAAGTGTTTACAGGTGCCATGATCGTGGATAACTTTGCTACGGGCTTTGCAGGAACTGCGCTGGTTGGTTATATGTCCAGCCTGACAACGCTGGGGTACACGGCCACGCAGTATGCCCTGCTCAGCTCCTTCTATGCGTTGTTAGGAAAGGTGCTGAAAGGCTTCTCGGGACTTGCGGTTCAGAAACTTAGCGAAACCCATGCTCTGATGGAATCCTATGCACTCTTCTTCCTGGGAACGGCGCTGATCGGGGTTCCAGCACTGCTGTTATGCATCCTGCTGGTTCGCAGTAACACAAAACTAAAATCCAGTACCAACTAG
- a CDS encoding glutathione peroxidase, which translates to MSTLHQIEFSTADGKKATLADYSGKVLLVVNVASECGLTPQYEGLEKVHEKYESQGLRVLAFPANEFGAQEPGSNEQIQEFCRTQFGVKFPVFAKMVVKGEGQHPLYQQLTSLQPAAQQVPGGTLKSVLEEHGLLSGGPSDIMWNFEKFLIGKSGNVVARFAPDMTPEDPTIVKAIEAELAR; encoded by the coding sequence ATGAGCACTCTTCATCAAATCGAATTCAGTACAGCAGATGGTAAAAAAGCGACTTTGGCCGACTATAGCGGAAAAGTTCTTCTGGTTGTGAACGTGGCTTCCGAATGCGGATTGACTCCGCAGTACGAGGGTCTTGAAAAGGTTCACGAGAAATACGAGTCCCAAGGACTGCGTGTTCTGGCTTTCCCGGCGAACGAATTCGGCGCTCAAGAACCTGGCTCCAACGAACAGATTCAGGAATTCTGCCGCACTCAATTCGGTGTGAAATTTCCGGTGTTTGCAAAAATGGTGGTTAAGGGCGAAGGACAACATCCGTTGTACCAGCAACTGACGTCCCTGCAGCCAGCAGCGCAACAAGTTCCGGGCGGCACATTGAAGTCTGTTCTGGAAGAGCACGGCCTTCTTTCCGGCGGTCCCTCTGACATCATGTGGAACTTTGAAAAATTCCTGATCGGCAAATCCGGCAACGTGGTGGCGCGTTTTGCTCCCGACATGACTCCGGAAGATCCAACAATCGTAAAAGCGATTGAAGCAGAGCTGGCTCGCTAG
- a CDS encoding class I SAM-dependent methyltransferase yields the protein MNNAPKTIPDHTAVRVALWRAIHLQLDAYPPVFKDDVGLKLIAPEEGWQKRGDMHPVGTKGYRASIVGRARFLEDLVLEQIQKGVDQYVILGAGLDTFAQRHPEVASKVRIFEIDQPETQAWKKKRLNETRLDTIGHLQFVPVDFEAGESWREKLIQHGFNPNKPAVIASTGVTMYLTLEANIETLKEVTKFAKGSTLAMTYMVPLDLIDPEERPGHQMVYEKAKAAGTPFISFFRPEEMTALALQAGFPNAKHVSRTQIIEKYFKGRTDGLEPSTGEEFLVAST from the coding sequence ATGAACAACGCACCAAAAACCATCCCTGATCACACCGCCGTTCGCGTGGCCTTGTGGCGCGCCATTCATCTGCAACTGGATGCTTATCCACCGGTCTTCAAAGATGATGTGGGATTGAAGCTGATCGCCCCGGAAGAAGGCTGGCAAAAACGCGGCGACATGCATCCAGTGGGAACAAAAGGCTATCGCGCCTCTATTGTAGGTCGGGCAAGATTTCTGGAGGATCTGGTTTTAGAGCAAATTCAAAAAGGTGTGGATCAGTATGTGATTCTGGGCGCGGGCCTTGACACCTTTGCCCAGCGCCATCCGGAAGTGGCTTCCAAAGTCCGCATTTTTGAAATCGACCAACCCGAAACCCAAGCCTGGAAAAAGAAGCGCCTGAACGAAACCCGTCTGGACACCATCGGCCATCTGCAGTTTGTCCCCGTCGACTTTGAAGCTGGCGAATCCTGGAGAGAAAAACTGATTCAGCACGGCTTCAATCCAAACAAGCCTGCGGTAATTGCCTCTACCGGCGTGACTATGTACCTGACCTTGGAGGCCAACATAGAAACCCTTAAAGAGGTCACTAAGTTTGCAAAAGGATCAACATTAGCAATGACTTACATGGTGCCACTGGATTTAATTGATCCAGAAGAGCGCCCCGGTCACCAGATGGTCTATGAAAAAGCCAAAGCCGCCGGAACGCCTTTCATCAGTTTCTTCCGTCCCGAAGAAATGACCGCTCTGGCCCTGCAGGCAGGCTTCCCGAACGCCAAACATGTGTCACGGACACAGATCATTGAAAAGTACTTTAAGGGCCGTACCGACGGACTGGAGCCTTCCACAGGGGAAGAATTCCTAGTCGCCAGCACCTAA
- a CDS encoding SDR family NAD(P)-dependent oxidoreductase: protein MDLFIITGGSKGLGEQVCLQALEKGHQVINLSRSRPNIRSSQFKHITADFSLGLKTIQKVESVLENVDLSPFKKVHLINNAALINPVGSLVDLDPAEMNTHLVTNLISPLLLSQVCARLTTEEKKPLTIFNIGSGASFRPIAGWSMYCSSKAGLKMFTENTDLDLQTAKNKKIKIYHFSPGVLDTQMQQTIRGLKKKDFPDVANFKKLKSDHQLRDPADVASLVVRFCLSSQAFKSQSCLLSVQDLEGSLK, encoded by the coding sequence ATGGATTTATTTATTATTACCGGCGGTTCCAAGGGACTGGGGGAGCAGGTTTGTCTGCAGGCTCTTGAAAAAGGGCATCAGGTCATCAACCTTTCACGCTCTCGTCCGAACATCAGGTCTTCGCAGTTTAAACACATCACGGCGGATTTCAGCCTGGGTCTTAAGACGATTCAAAAAGTTGAATCGGTTCTTGAGAATGTGGATCTTTCGCCTTTTAAAAAAGTTCACCTGATTAACAATGCCGCCCTGATTAATCCCGTGGGGTCGTTGGTGGATCTGGATCCGGCCGAGATGAACACCCATCTGGTGACGAATCTGATCTCTCCGCTGTTGCTTTCGCAGGTGTGCGCACGTCTGACGACGGAAGAGAAAAAACCGCTGACGATCTTTAATATCGGATCAGGGGCCTCGTTCCGCCCGATTGCGGGCTGGTCGATGTATTGTTCGTCCAAGGCAGGTCTTAAGATGTTTACCGAAAACACGGACTTGGATTTACAGACAGCCAAGAATAAGAAAATCAAAATTTACCACTTCAGTCCCGGAGTTCTGGACACCCAGATGCAGCAGACCATTCGTGGTCTGAAGAAGAAGGACTTTCCGGATGTCGCGAATTTCAAAAAGTTGAAATCAGATCACCAGTTGCGTGATCCGGCAGACGTGGCTTCGTTGGTCGTCAGATTCTGTTTGTCTTCGCAAGCGTTCAAAAGTCAGTCGTGTCTGCTATCTGTTCAGGATTTAGAAGGGTCTTTGAAATGA
- a CDS encoding 3-oxoacyl-[acyl-carrier-protein] synthase III C-terminal domain-containing protein has product MYLQNFHSIQPPYQKNQKECLEWLSEAHKLAQKNQGYSQEDYLKMLQRVGCPETQIEKRYFFIPDVERSNWDDKPIYPVKANSHGVSMHMRHEYYHKTVKELFERIYSERAFPDDLIHVSCTGYISPSAAQMTAVKSPKPVTVTHSYHMGCYGAFPALRMASGFLANENILGKKLTVDLVHTELCSLHLNPEDPTLEQMVIQSLFADGCIAYSMSTQQPQKGFKVLSLYEELIPNTTAAMEWMVSDWGMKMSLSKDVPMMVGDKIRDFTTRWLKERGYDLAHVVKNGLFAVHPGGPKIIDQVVKHLELDQSQVAHSRALLRQRGNMSSATLPHLWEQILRDDSVPSGTPIISYAFGPGLTVCGSLMEKL; this is encoded by the coding sequence ATGTACTTACAAAACTTCCACTCCATTCAGCCTCCATATCAGAAAAACCAGAAGGAATGCCTTGAATGGCTTTCCGAAGCCCACAAGCTGGCACAGAAGAATCAGGGATACTCGCAAGAGGACTACCTGAAGATGCTGCAAAGGGTGGGCTGCCCGGAAACGCAGATTGAAAAAAGGTACTTTTTCATTCCCGACGTCGAACGCTCGAACTGGGACGACAAGCCGATTTATCCCGTCAAGGCCAATTCCCACGGCGTCAGCATGCACATGCGCCACGAGTACTATCACAAAACCGTGAAAGAACTTTTTGAGCGCATCTATTCAGAGCGCGCGTTTCCCGATGATCTGATTCACGTCAGTTGCACGGGATATATCTCGCCAAGTGCGGCGCAGATGACGGCGGTGAAGTCGCCCAAACCGGTGACGGTGACTCACTCTTATCACATGGGTTGCTACGGCGCCTTCCCGGCTTTGCGCATGGCCTCGGGTTTTTTGGCGAATGAAAATATTCTTGGCAAAAAGCTGACCGTGGATCTGGTACACACTGAACTTTGCAGTCTGCATCTGAATCCGGAAGATCCGACGCTGGAACAAATGGTGATTCAAAGTTTGTTCGCCGATGGATGTATCGCTTATTCGATGTCGACTCAGCAACCTCAGAAGGGGTTCAAGGTTCTGTCGTTATATGAAGAACTGATCCCCAACACCACCGCCGCCATGGAGTGGATGGTTTCGGACTGGGGCATGAAAATGAGCCTGTCCAAAGATGTGCCGATGATGGTGGGCGATAAGATTCGTGATTTCACCACACGATGGTTGAAAGAGCGCGGATACGATCTTGCCCACGTGGTTAAAAACGGCTTGTTCGCCGTTCACCCGGGCGGACCCAAAATCATCGATCAGGTTGTGAAGCACCTGGAGCTGGATCAGTCTCAAGTGGCCCACAGCCGGGCCTTGCTGCGCCAGCGCGGGAACATGTCGTCGGCAACACTTCCGCACCTGTGGGAGCAGATACTTCGCGACGACAGCGTGCCTTCCGGAACCCCCATCATCAGTTATGCTTTCGGTCCCGGTCTTACAGTGTGCGGAAGTTTGATGGAGAAGTTATGA
- a CDS encoding four helix bundle protein yields MKFSFENLEVYQRAIKFNLVIDDILKREGVTRTLADQLSRAAISIPLNIAEGNGRWHKGDKRQFFWIARGSAFECIPAIEILSLKNAISGQEKDSLRSDLEVIGRMLTKLAQAQDGRSQSLSRLNTQTKYP; encoded by the coding sequence ATGAAATTCTCTTTTGAAAATCTGGAAGTTTATCAGCGCGCAATTAAATTCAACTTGGTAATCGACGACATTTTAAAGCGTGAAGGTGTGACTCGAACTTTGGCGGATCAATTATCACGTGCTGCGATCTCCATTCCGTTGAATATCGCGGAAGGTAACGGTCGTTGGCACAAAGGCGACAAACGCCAATTCTTTTGGATTGCACGGGGATCTGCCTTTGAGTGTATCCCGGCGATCGAAATTCTATCTCTCAAAAATGCCATTTCTGGACAAGAGAAGGACAGTCTCCGATCAGACTTGGAGGTTATAGGAAGGATGCTAACGAAGCTTGCACAAGCCCAGGATGGGCGCAGCCAATCTCTCTCCCGGCTCAATACACAAACCAAATATCCTTAA
- a CDS encoding HNH endonuclease: MMHMSSLRSLLLNSSYEPMQIVGWQKALVLWFQGKVEILEYHSAFARSVQRRFQLPSVLRLKTYVRPRTAGAVRFCRENVYIRDNYTCQYCGTKLAAKLLTLDHVVPASHNGPKNWTNVVAACRDCNQRKANRTPRTANMPLLSEPRAPSWLPTLQLEIGEDHVPPDWSPYLRLNTG; the protein is encoded by the coding sequence ATGATGCACATGTCCTCGCTGAGGTCCTTGTTGCTTAACTCCAGCTACGAGCCGATGCAGATCGTAGGTTGGCAAAAGGCCTTGGTATTGTGGTTTCAGGGAAAAGTGGAGATATTGGAATATCACTCTGCGTTTGCCCGGTCGGTACAACGAAGGTTTCAGCTGCCCAGTGTTTTGCGGCTGAAGACTTATGTTCGACCCCGGACTGCCGGAGCCGTCCGATTCTGCCGGGAAAACGTTTATATCCGCGATAATTACACCTGCCAGTACTGCGGCACCAAACTCGCCGCCAAGTTACTCACTCTTGATCACGTTGTCCCCGCCTCACATAACGGTCCGAAAAACTGGACCAACGTTGTCGCCGCCTGCCGGGACTGCAATCAAAGAAAAGCGAATCGAACGCCCCGCACTGCCAATATGCCTTTACTGAGCGAGCCCCGTGCTCCATCATGGTTGCCGACACTGCAACTGGAGATCGGCGAGGATCATGTGCCTCCCGACTGGTCGCCCTATCTAAGGCTAAATACTGGATGA
- a CDS encoding GNAT family N-acetyltransferase — MTTEYEFKTISTTDTLPIRQRVLKPHLRAEECVNPGDDLPTTLHFGLFISGKLVSVATFIQESHPAFAAGHPYRLRGMATDDSYRGQGLGQKLVRFGVEELKSRRCDLVWFNARIKAFSFYERLGFSFYGPLFDIKDIGPHKTMYKHLIPR; from the coding sequence ATGACGACAGAGTACGAATTTAAAACCATCTCAACCACCGACACTCTTCCCATCCGTCAAAGAGTTCTTAAGCCTCACCTGCGCGCCGAAGAATGCGTGAATCCGGGAGACGACCTTCCGACCACGTTGCACTTCGGCCTGTTTATTTCCGGAAAACTTGTCTCGGTCGCGACTTTCATCCAGGAATCACACCCTGCATTTGCTGCCGGCCATCCGTATCGCCTGCGTGGCATGGCCACCGATGACAGCTATCGCGGCCAGGGCCTGGGACAAAAGCTTGTGCGTTTTGGTGTTGAAGAACTAAAAAGCCGCCGTTGCGACCTTGTGTGGTTCAATGCGCGCATCAAGGCTTTTTCATTCTATGAAAGACTTGGATTTTCATTCTATGGTCCGCTGTTTGATATCAAGGATATCGGGCCCCATAAAACCATGTACAAGCATCTTATTCCCCGTTAA
- a CDS encoding NAD(P)/FAD-dependent oxidoreductase, translating to MPKKVVIVGGGFAGLKAARAFGNNEDVSVTLIDRRNYHLFQPLLYQVATAGLSPAEISGPIRGILSKYKNVSVFMDNLESVDLQNKKIQVQDRSIEYDYLILACGAKHSYFAHPEWEENAPGLKTLEQATEIRRRLLMAFERAEKETDPDKQKQQLTFVIVGAGPTGVELAGTIGEISRHTLTKDFRHIDPSRTRVILIEAGPRILAAFHPDLSRKAAADLEDLGVQIWTNTRVTDVKSDSVVLGDEVIKAATILWAAGVQPSSINKTMGVPLDRAGRVIIEKDLSLKEHPEVFVLGDQACYLTENGQALPGLASVAMQQGTHAANQILREIDGKPRLDFKYLDKGQMATIGRRKAIAQISNLKFSGFFAWILWLFIHVYYLIGFKNKVFVIWQWAYAYFTFKRGARLIVDKEWRSKPKPPVS from the coding sequence ATGCCAAAAAAAGTCGTCATCGTCGGTGGTGGTTTTGCGGGGCTGAAAGCCGCGCGCGCTTTCGGAAACAATGAAGATGTTTCCGTCACTCTTATTGATCGTCGCAACTATCATCTGTTCCAGCCATTGCTTTATCAGGTAGCTACAGCGGGACTTTCCCCAGCAGAAATTTCCGGACCCATTCGCGGAATACTTTCCAAATACAAAAATGTCTCAGTCTTCATGGACAATCTTGAAAGCGTTGATCTGCAGAATAAAAAAATTCAAGTGCAGGATCGCAGCATTGAATACGACTATCTGATTCTGGCCTGCGGAGCCAAACACAGTTACTTTGCGCATCCCGAGTGGGAGGAAAATGCCCCGGGATTAAAAACTCTGGAACAAGCAACCGAAATTCGCCGCCGTCTTTTGATGGCCTTTGAAAGAGCCGAAAAAGAAACCGATCCGGATAAACAAAAGCAACAACTGACCTTCGTGATTGTGGGTGCAGGCCCTACAGGGGTGGAGCTTGCCGGCACCATTGGTGAAATCAGCCGTCACACTTTGACGAAGGACTTCCGCCACATCGATCCGTCCCGCACGCGTGTGATTTTAATTGAAGCGGGCCCACGAATTCTTGCGGCCTTCCATCCGGATCTTTCCCGCAAAGCCGCCGCCGATCTGGAAGATCTCGGTGTGCAGATTTGGACCAACACACGAGTCACGGATGTGAAATCCGATTCCGTGGTGTTGGGTGACGAAGTGATTAAAGCCGCCACCATCCTGTGGGCCGCGGGTGTTCAGCCCTCCAGCATCAACAAAACAATGGGTGTGCCACTGGATCGCGCGGGCCGAGTGATTATCGAGAAGGATTTAAGCTTGAAAGAACACCCGGAAGTGTTTGTTTTGGGCGATCAAGCTTGTTACCTGACCGAAAACGGCCAAGCCCTGCCTGGACTTGCTTCGGTGGCTATGCAACAAGGGACCCATGCTGCGAATCAGATTCTGCGCGAAATTGACGGAAAACCCCGACTTGATTTTAAGTATCTCGACAAGGGCCAAATGGCGACAATTGGCCGGCGCAAAGCAATTGCACAAATCAGTAATCTGAAATTCAGCGGATTCTTCGCATGGATTTTGTGGTTATTCATCCACGTCTACTATCTGATTGGTTTTAAGAACAAAGTCTTCGTTATCTGGCAGTGGGCCTATGCCTACTTCACATTCAAACGTGGAGCCCGGTTGATTGTCGATAAGGAATGGCGCTCCAAACCTAAGCCGCCTGTTTCGTAA
- a CDS encoding ArsC/Spx/MgsR family protein, with amino-acid sequence MTWVLLHNPGCSKSREAIEALRSVEGLEVRKYLENPLNESELRSLIQKLDTPVSSLVRTKEALFTEAPFDVNNMDEVIQHLVKTPKLMERPVLIGSKAAAIGRPFEKIRELLGRK; translated from the coding sequence ATGACCTGGGTTCTGCTTCACAATCCCGGTTGCAGTAAAAGCCGCGAGGCGATCGAAGCGCTTCGTTCTGTCGAAGGACTTGAGGTGCGCAAGTACCTTGAAAACCCCCTGAATGAAAGCGAACTGCGTTCCCTGATCCAAAAGCTCGACACCCCGGTGTCGAGCTTGGTACGCACGAAAGAAGCGCTTTTCACCGAAGCGCCTTTTGATGTGAATAATATGGACGAAGTGATTCAGCATCTGGTGAAAACACCCAAGCTGATGGAACGCCCGGTCCTGATCGGCAGTAAAGCCGCTGCCATCGGACGCCCTTTTGAAAAGATCCGGGAACTTCTAGGAAGGAAGTAG
- a CDS encoding nuclear transport factor 2 family protein gives MTTEQRVALVQGQLEAYNARDIEKFCSFYHADVMAYRLGQDVPFMVGMEAFRKSYGEKFKNTPDLHCTLKSRIVLNGKVLDEESVVPSGSHVVAIYDFKDGLIKDIWFVY, from the coding sequence ATGACAACCGAACAACGAGTCGCTTTGGTTCAAGGGCAGCTAGAGGCTTACAACGCTCGGGACATTGAAAAGTTTTGTTCGTTCTATCATGCCGACGTCATGGCGTACCGGCTGGGGCAGGATGTTCCGTTCATGGTGGGGATGGAGGCTTTTCGCAAAAGTTATGGCGAGAAGTTTAAGAACACGCCGGATCTGCACTGCACTTTGAAAAGCCGGATTGTTTTGAATGGAAAGGTGCTGGATGAGGAGTCCGTGGTTCCCAGTGGGTCGCATGTGGTTGCCATCTATGACTTTAAGGATGGGTTGATTAAGGATATTTGGTTTGTGTATTGA
- a CDS encoding CRTAC1 family protein — translation MNRAFFCAAVIVGCFVVGFKVSSPEGSFQAGREDLSSTASQFQDVTELSGIPKVHSGTIVFGDYDGDGWVDMLAAGRLFRNVSNERNIRFTEVTDSVGIQDLKGAPLFVDIDNNGLLDILTTKGQAFVQVSLGRFVESSAALKFAVPDHAHDLAIVDVNKDGLMDVLVGFAEPKFGDPLLPPKMYLNIKGRYFQDATPSVFTQNPNYLRGIAVADYDNNGQTDAYFSNYRLRPNNFYTLNPTIMVDKAPLLNVQGDHDPKKFYDSTRKAYYGPQYGHTIASIWVDLDNDGNLDLWVSNLVHKFVGMTPKGTFDQRGYLCDDSKIYRNTGHPLYRLIDVRAQSGIPYRPIGDFSKYKGDELWAQTTAADFDNDGLLDVYISQVYDLAYSYSVLYKNLGKFKFQEVSALHGTRVFDSYAAAWADLNNDGKMDLVQSGRAKNKEAPAIRVLQNVMGDGSNYLRVQIKGTRSGTQAVAAQVRVYHSDGVFLRQVDGVTGTMNQQNDPTLHFGLGPVKNISKVEVRWPSGKVQVLDNVSVNSTLKIEEPR, via the coding sequence ATGAATCGTGCTTTTTTCTGTGCCGCAGTGATTGTTGGATGTTTTGTTGTCGGCTTTAAAGTTTCTTCTCCGGAAGGTTCTTTTCAGGCTGGAAGGGAAGACCTCAGTTCTACAGCCTCCCAGTTTCAGGATGTGACCGAATTGTCGGGAATTCCCAAAGTTCATTCCGGGACTATCGTCTTCGGAGATTATGATGGTGACGGTTGGGTGGATATGCTGGCGGCGGGAAGGCTTTTCCGCAATGTCAGTAACGAAAGGAACATCCGTTTTACCGAGGTGACTGACTCGGTGGGGATTCAGGATTTAAAAGGGGCCCCGCTCTTTGTGGACATCGACAATAACGGGCTGCTGGATATTCTGACCACCAAAGGACAGGCGTTTGTGCAGGTGTCTTTGGGTCGCTTTGTGGAGTCCTCGGCAGCCCTTAAGTTTGCCGTGCCAGATCATGCCCACGATCTGGCGATTGTCGATGTTAATAAAGACGGCCTGATGGATGTCCTGGTTGGTTTTGCCGAACCAAAATTCGGCGACCCTTTGTTGCCACCCAAAATGTATCTGAATATCAAAGGGCGATATTTTCAGGATGCAACACCTTCGGTGTTCACGCAGAATCCCAACTATCTGCGTGGGATAGCCGTTGCTGACTATGACAATAACGGGCAGACCGATGCGTATTTTTCTAACTATCGTTTGCGACCGAATAATTTTTATACTTTGAATCCCACGATCATGGTGGATAAGGCGCCACTGCTGAATGTGCAGGGTGATCACGATCCCAAGAAGTTCTATGACAGCACCCGCAAGGCGTATTATGGGCCTCAGTACGGACATACCATTGCTTCGATCTGGGTGGATCTGGATAATGACGGCAATCTGGATTTGTGGGTTTCCAATCTGGTGCACAAGTTTGTGGGTATGACCCCGAAAGGCACTTTCGATCAGCGCGGCTATCTGTGTGATGATTCCAAAATCTATCGCAATACCGGTCATCCGTTGTACCGGTTGATTGACGTCAGGGCGCAATCCGGTATTCCTTATCGCCCTATCGGTGATTTCTCGAAATACAAAGGCGATGAGTTGTGGGCGCAGACCACGGCCGCGGACTTTGATAATGACGGCCTGCTCGATGTTTACATCAGTCAGGTTTATGATTTGGCGTACTCGTACTCGGTGCTTTACAAAAATCTTGGCAAATTCAAGTTTCAGGAAGTCAGTGCTCTTCACGGAACTCGCGTCTTTGACAGTTATGCGGCGGCTTGGGCGGATCTGAATAACGACGGTAAGATGGATCTGGTTCAGTCAGGCAGAGCGAAGAACAAGGAAGCTCCGGCCATTCGCGTTTTGCAAAACGTGATGGGGGATGGAAGCAACTATCTGCGGGTGCAGATCAAGGGAACTCGTTCCGGGACTCAGGCAGTGGCGGCCCAGGTGCGAGTCTATCATTCTGATGGGGTTTTCTTGCGCCAGGTGGATGGTGTGACGGGGACGATGAATCAGCAGAATGATCCGACTTTGCATTTTGGTTTGGGTCCGGTGAAGAATATTTCCAAGGTGGAGGTTCGTTGGCCTTCAGGAAAAGTTCAGGTCCTTGATAATGTTTCAGTGAACAGCACTTTGAAGATTGAGGAGCCTCGCTAA